Within the Populus trichocarpa isolate Nisqually-1 chromosome 14, P.trichocarpa_v4.1, whole genome shotgun sequence genome, the region atttttgtttctcttcagCCACTCCCTCTTTCTAACATGGACAAGTATCTGCTTTTATGAACAGGTCATTGATTTAATTTCAGCAGTGAAAGAGTTACACGGTCTTAGCTCTCAGGAGCTTAACAAATTGTTAAGGGACTCTGAAAATTTTACAATTCACTTTCATTCTGAAAAGGGATCAACGACAAAGGTTAGGAAACAAGCTCATCATCAACACACTTATGCTTTCTTATTTTACATCATCTTGCATCTTAAATCACATTATTTTTCAGATTGATGTGGAAAAACTGGCAGGCTTTCTTCCTTTACACCTTATTGCAGTGCTTATGTCATCTGATAGAGATGAATCGCTGTTGAGATATTTGTTGTGCGGGATTCGGCTTTTGCATTCCTTGTGTGATCTAGGACCTCGGAACAGTAAACTTGAGCAGGTTGCTTTTATCAATCATTGCCtagtctttattattatttttatgtatcatCAGTTTTGTTGTCTGTTTTGCTTAGCAAATGGACTTTGACACATCAATCGAAAATGTTTGGACATGTATTTAAAGTCAGGCTTTGTTGTGCTTGTGAACCTTGACAAATTGTAAGGATGGtcactattttaattttagctcaAAATAAGTTCCCCTGTCTCCCTATTACTTTAAGTGATGAATCCTTGGATCAAATATTGAAGTCTTTTGTGCATCTGCTtggtttttctttgtaatgctGAAGCTATTCTAAGTACTTGCATTTGGAAGTTACTTTAAACTAGTTGTGGCATTGGGTTCTTTGTTGTCAGTATCTgtaattatttatctttaaatggACTTGTATTTGGATGCTATCCATTTTTCTGTAAACTATCATTCTCTTTGTTTATTCTTGGGCAACTGTGATGTGTTCTTTTCACCACCAGATATTTATGTTTGTAAGAATTTGGGAACGATATCTTGAAGTAAAATGTATTTCTCTCGAATGTAATACAGGTTTTGCTTGATGATGTTAAAGTATCAGAGCAGCTGCTGGATCTGGTGTTTTATTTACTAATTGTTCTTGGTGGTTATAGACAGGTATTCATTAATACTTTCTTCTGATGATTTACTTCCCAAACTCTTCAAGTTTACCATGGTTGTTTTTGTGATGTAGGAAAACCTTAATTCATGCTCTTTGTTACTTGTGCATTCAGCACTTGTGGCATCCAGTCTACATTTATTGTCAGGATGTATATCTTCACAATGGCAAGATCTTGTTCAAGTATTGCTTGCTCACCCCAAGGTACAAATTTTCCACATGATTTGTTTAAGTGGATATTTAAGAGCAACGGGTTGACTATATTCATGGGATCACTGcaaagcccttttttttttttttttttgagaaaatgagATATTTAGTGCCTTAACTTTACTAGTTTTAGCAATCAAGTGCGTgatctttaattttgttataataGATCTTTCAATTTCTAAATTTCACATAATCAAGTCAAATGTGAATGTCAGTTAAGTGTTCTATGTGTCAGCACACCACCAGTTAGGCCAGAATGCCCAAGTTACATGTGTGCTCAAGGTTATTGTTTGGGTGGGAATTTTTTCCCTCCTATTGACCAGATACCTTTTTTCCCATTAATTTAGGCTTTGAGATGTTGGGAAACTGAACTAAAATCAaatttgtccttttctttttcactaaCACCTACACCACGCCACCGCTGTTCTTGCACTCTCACCACTGCCATCGTCACAATTGAAACCTCAATTATACCCATTACCACTGCCAATAGCCATAAAACCCAAGAACAAACTGCTCAATCTGTAACCACTATCCCAATCCACCATCTCAACCTACAAAATCACCATAAAGCATTGAACCTGTAAACTCACAACCATCTATCTGCAGTTTGCTGTCACAAccttttattctatattttagAGGTTTTGATGGAAATGGTGTCGTCACACCTGCAACAGTGCAACAGTGGCCATGGTTGCTGTGGCAGCAGGGAGATTGAGGAGCTGGAGCGAACATCAGTGACCATACTGTTCTTGAGGCTCTTTGCAAGCATAGGTGTATGTTGAAGGCAGGGGTGGTTTTTTTGGATGAATCTGTGGTgagatttgggttttttaagaCCCCATTTGTTTtcgcgtttcaaaagcgcttttaaaaaaaaatgaattttttttatttttttctttacttcaaataatttttttttgtgttttcaaatcgttttgatgtgctgatatcaaaaataatttttttaaaataaaaataaaaacattattttgattcatttccgagtgaaaaacactttgaaaagtaaccgctacCTCACTCCTAAACACCCCCTAAGTGTTACCGGTGATTTAAGTTGGGGTTTAATTGGAATGGTTTTGGAATATTTGTAATCCAAAATTACTTTGGACGATAATAGATGGGGCTTCATGGAGTACCCTTTGTGGTTTTCCAAATTCATGGAATGGGGCAGCCCTTATACTTTATAAACATGCAGGGAATTTGAGCATCATAGCATTTGGTTGGAGGGAGTTCTATGTTTCTTGACTCAATAGATGTGCAATGATAAGGGGCTTTCGTAATTACTTTGGTGGTTCCTTAAAGAGTTATAGTATCAAGCGTGATCATTTATTTGTGTTTAGAGCCTTGGTTATGACTAACTCTGGTTTATTGTTCTTGATGACATCACAATGTTTTCTGATAAATAGAAAACATCTCAGTCTTTATTTTGTGGGTTcgaagaattttattttgataatctgtgaataagtttatgtttttattaaataaaaaaatgtaaattttatataaaaaatttgaatgggtTGATTGGAGGTATGCTTCCCTCAAAAAGATCACCTTGGCGATGGGGTTGCGTGTATTCCATGTGTGATGGGTTTGATTCCAGGTCATTTGTTATTAGACATGCAAGACTTATGCTAATACGCATCAACATTTGAACTTGATCGTACAAAATTCAGAGTTGAAAAATCTATTTGaacaataataaagatgatTGCACTTGATTGTTAAAATGAGTAAAGATGAGCCGCCTAATATTGCATCTTctcttgtttttattctttgatcTATTATCTTCATTTTCATCAACTACTTGTGGtcatattatcattttattttgagcTCTGCAGGCAGAGACATTTATGGACTTTCTGATAATGAATTTTCTCATATAGGTTGACATATTTATGGATGCAGCTTTTGGTGCTGTTCATGTAGCCATTAGGTTTCTTCAGGTCAAGCTATCAGATCAACATACTGGCCTTCATGTGAAAAGTCCAACAGCTGAACAAATAGTTAATTATATCTGCCAACAATGTGAGGCTTCTTTACAGACTCTTCAGTCATTGTGCCAGCAAAAGATGTTCCGCGAGCGCCTTCTTAGGAACAAGGTTTCTAAAATAGAACCATCTTATTCTATATGTTTGGGTTAACGTTGTATGCCAGGAGATGCCAGCTTCAATGTTTTTCTATGTGTTTTACATAAGATGGAGAAATACTTCTTGCTGGACCAAATCAGAAGTAGAAGTATCTAGTTAATGTGATTGTATATGGTGAAAAAGCAGGAAAGTGAGTGGGAGAAACATGGAGATTTTCAGGACTAATATTTTGATTGTGTAACATTGCATTAGGGTAACTATAATTATAACTTGTATATGCATCAATGATCTTGACAATGGTATCCATAAAGTAATAAgtctccttttattttctaactgAACATCTCACGTTTAATATTCTTATTTGCTattcatcattttcattttttggtAAAATATCTGTGTATAATATTATTCCAGGAACTATGTGGAAGGGGAGGTGTTCTTTTTCTGGCCCAGGCCATCTTGAAGTTAAACATCACGCCTCCTTTTGTAGATTCTTTCACAGTTGTAGCTGCAGTATCTAGACTGAAGGCTAAAGTATTATCGATTGTAAGTTTTAATGCAGTGGCAAGGCTTAAGCTGCATCATAATCTAGTTTAACTTCTTATTCCCTTATTTGTCTAAATatctttgatttcttcttctgtttgATCATATGTTTTTATTCAGCTATTGCATCTGTGTGAAGCAGAAAGCATTTCTTACCTTGATGAGGTTGCAAGCTCTCCATGGAGCCTTGATTTGGCAAAGTCTGTAGTATTAGAGGTTAGTTTAATAAATGTGCTAGCACATGTAGTGGTTTTTGATGTGGAGAGGCAGGCTGATGGAACgctaattatatttgttttacctGACACATCTGCTAAAccaaagcattttgaaaagttGATAATCTCTTTCCACCCGCAGTAATCTTGAACAAAGATCTATTTTGCAGGAGAGATATTGGCCAGTGTCATTTATTGGTGATCCTCAAACCAAATTTGCCTCGACCCACTGTTTCCAATAttctttgtttcattttgaaGCCTAGTTTTACCATGCTTGCTATTAATATACTTTTTGATGTAGATTCTTGAATTACTGAAGGCTGCACTTAGCAAAGATCCCAATCATCTTAGTCCATGTTCAGACAGAACTTTTCCCATGGGGCTTTTGCGACTCAATGCAATGCGTCTGGCTGATATCTTCTCAGATGATTCAAATTTTAGATCTTATATCACAACATGCTTTGTAAGTTCATCATTTGGACTCTTAGGCATGATACTCACTTAGTTGCACCATGCTAGTTCTGCTAAATTGTTTTGAGTAATTTTTGTACACAATATTGCCCAGATACTCTGAAAgacattaaaattttagatatatACCACCTAAtgtacaaaaaaattcattgttgtACTCTGCTGTTAAAATCTTTCTAGTCACTGTAACATACGTGTAATTATGTTATGCTGTGTATTTTCAACTCATCATGCTTTAAAGCATCTGCCATGAAGAGAGATTCATGACTTTCCTCTTCTATTTTCAAATGTCAATATGCTCCACAGACCAAAGTTCTGACTGCTATATTTTCGCTCCCTCATGgagattttttatcaatttggtGTTCTTCTGAATTTCCACCAAGAGAAGAAGATGGTACTCTGGAGTATGATGCATTTACAGCAGCTGGGTGGTTTTTGGACACATTTGCAGCAGCGAACCAATCAAATGCAATAAATTTAGAAATCACTTTAATTCCCAGCAACATGCCCCAAGCTATGTATGCACATCAGAGAACTTCATTATTTGTGAAGCTAATTGCCAACCTCCACTGTTTTGTTCCAAACATATGTGAAGGTGAATCTTCTCACGCAATCTTCGTAAATATTCATCACGATTGATCTGTTGGCTGCTGAATGGATTATGTAATTCAATGTTTCGTTCTAATCCACAGAGCAGGAAAGAAACTTGTTCCTTCATAAGTTTCTGGAGTGCATGCGGATGGACCCATCTAAGTCATTGCCTGGGTTTTCCTTTACTTCTGGTGCTCTAAGAGCCGTAACAGTTTGCAGGAACCTTCGT harbors:
- the LOC7457975 gene encoding nodulin homeobox isoform X1; amino-acid sequence: MRLAKEELSMAEQVIDLISAVKELHGLSSQELNKLLRDSENFTIHFHSEKGSTTKIDVEKLAGFLPLHLIAVLMSSDRDESLLRYLLCGIRLLHSLCDLGPRNSKLEQVLLDDVKVSEQLLDLVFYLLIVLGGYRQENLNSCSLLLVHSALVASSLHLLSGCISSQWQDLVQVLLAHPKVDIFMDAAFGAVHVAIRFLQVKLSDQHTGLHVKSPTAEQIVNYICQQCEASLQTLQSLCQQKMFRERLLRNKELCGRGGVLFLAQAILKLNITPPFVDSFTVVAAVSRLKAKVLSILLHLCEAESISYLDEVASSPWSLDLAKSVVLEILELLKAALSKDPNHLSPCSDRTFPMGLLRLNAMRLADIFSDDSNFRSYITTCFTKVLTAIFSLPHGDFLSIWCSSEFPPREEDGTLEYDAFTAAGWFLDTFAAANQSNAINLEITLIPSNMPQAMYAHQRTSLFVKLIANLHCFVPNICEEQERNLFLHKFLECMRMDPSKSLPGFSFTSGALRAVTVCRNLRSLLSHAESLIPNFLNEEDVQLLRVFFNQLQSLINPTDFEENQVQEIKSERSISLDKFCRLTIDEHLQEAQSTGAYGSPMVMKEPSHLYNRTDIQKEEMSENSAIQEEEKPNFKNRNQAEDAIKEDKAKPGACVSDVLREIDRDAHTVETSGSDTSSTRGKTYAGQVVNGDFLKSSEHIKRNGCQGVCGGEKVESPHFEEKQPRKRKRTIMNDHQITLMEKALLDEPEMQRNAAALQSWADKLSLHGSEVTPSQLKNWLNNRKARLARAGKDVRAPMEVDNTFPEKQVGQAQQQDTPESPSEDNITSSARGLQNTSEIGVFGDPEAGIGLADFVDIGASEFVQCKPGQFVVLVDGQGEEIGKGKVYQVQGKWYGRILEESEMCVVDVTELKTEKWVRLPYPSETTGMSFYEAEQKIGVMRVLWDSNKIYMSRPQC
- the LOC7457975 gene encoding nodulin homeobox isoform X2, whose product is MRLAKEELSMAEQVIDLISAVKELHGLSSQELNKLLRDSENFTIHFHSEKGSTTKVLLDDVKVSEQLLDLVFYLLIVLGGYRQENLNSCSLLLVHSALVASSLHLLSGCISSQWQDLVQVLLAHPKVDIFMDAAFGAVHVAIRFLQVKLSDQHTGLHVKSPTAEQIVNYICQQCEASLQTLQSLCQQKMFRERLLRNKELCGRGGVLFLAQAILKLNITPPFVDSFTVVAAVSRLKAKVLSILLHLCEAESISYLDEVASSPWSLDLAKSVVLEILELLKAALSKDPNHLSPCSDRTFPMGLLRLNAMRLADIFSDDSNFRSYITTCFTKVLTAIFSLPHGDFLSIWCSSEFPPREEDGTLEYDAFTAAGWFLDTFAAANQSNAINLEITLIPSNMPQAMYAHQRTSLFVKLIANLHCFVPNICEEQERNLFLHKFLECMRMDPSKSLPGFSFTSGALRAVTVCRNLRSLLSHAESLIPNFLNEEDVQLLRVFFNQLQSLINPTDFEENQVQEIKSERSISLDKFCRLTIDEHLQEAQSTGAYGSPMVMKEPSHLYNRTDIQKEEMSENSAIQEEEKPNFKNRNQAEDAIKEDKAKPGACVSDVLREIDRDAHTVETSGSDTSSTRGKTYAGQVVNGDFLKSSEHIKRNGCQGVCGGEKVESPHFEEKQPRKRKRTIMNDHQITLMEKALLDEPEMQRNAAALQSWADKLSLHGSEVTPSQLKNWLNNRKARLARAGKDVRAPMEVDNTFPEKQVGQAQQQDTPESPSEDNITSSARGLQNTSEIGVFGDPEAGIGLADFVDIGASEFVQCKPGQFVVLVDGQGEEIGKGKVYQVQGKWYGRILEESEMCVVDVTELKTEKWVRLPYPSETTGMSFYEAEQKIGVMRVLWDSNKIYMSRPQC